The genomic segment TTCATAGAGCAGTGATGTTTATGAATCCCTTCATCCTTATTTTCTTTTTCAAAGGTAGTATAAATAATATTTAATACGCAATATTATACTGTTGTAACACAAAATATTTATTTAATTATACTATCATTACCGTAAATTGTATACTAACCCAATATATATATGATAAGTGGCAGGTAAATAGGTATAGTACAAAGATTCATCTTATGTACTATACCTATTTATCATCAATCTTAGGAAAAAGAAAAAAGGCATTGCTGCCGTTTGTGGCTGTTGGACAATAACCTTTTTTCTGTGTTAATTCATCAAAATTACCTATCTCCTCTATCCTTCCATTGTTGGCTACTATTATCCCATCATACATTCTGAGTACTTCATCAACAAGTTTGTGTGTAACTACCATACACGTCAATTCATCAATACCTAAAATTACAGGTACAGTTGACATACGTGTAAAAACCGGCCACATTCTGGATATTGATTCCAGTACATGGCTTTAGTTCTTAAACAATAAAATACTGTTATGAATTAACATAAGTGATTATTTTATCTATATTTTTCTTTCTTGTAAAATCTACGGGCTTATCGTAGCAGGCTAGCATGCCTCTTTCATCAGGTGTTAAATCTTTTTTCATCTTCACCTTCATCTGCATCTTCCATTTTAGTAATGTCATAAGCACCTTATCAAAAGGCTTTAGTTTACTATAATTAAATCCACCTCTTAAATAAAAGAACTGTATATGTTTCTGTTCTCCAGGAGTAAAGTTTGTATTTCTTACTTCATCTATCGCCTCTTGGCTAGAGGGAGATGCTCCCGTTGCAAAAATAATGACTTTTTTATCTTTAAGTATATCCAAGTTCTTTGTTATATATTTTACTCCATTGATACCAACAGCATACAAACTGCCACCGTAAATCACGATGTCATAGGCTGCCACTATATTGGTTGCAACATTTGAAACATCAAAAATATCAGCCGATAACTCCTCTGCAATCCATTCTGCATATTGCTTTGTAAAACCTGTTTTTGATTTGTAAATTACTACAACTTTCATTATTAGAACCTCTTTCAATATAAATTTCTTGGAATTAAAATACAACTAAGCCTTACATCTACCTAAAATCAATAAAGAGATAGCTTCTACGTTCCAAATCATAATCTATTGGCTCCTTTTATTTTCTTGAAACTCCTTTAACAAGGAGTTCTACATAAGCATTTGTTGTAGCAGTTATTATATTTTCATCATAAACGTTATTTAACACAATCATAGTAACCACACCCAATATACTTGTAGTCATTAAAACTGCTGTAAATTTTGTATCATTTATAACAAAATCATCTGAGGAAACACCTTTATTTAGCATATTTACAAGTAGGTTTACTTAATATCCCTCATTTTTAAGGGTTGATATAATCTCTACATATTTTTCCATTACATCAAATCCTTTATAATCATCTCTTCTTAAATCTATAATATCTCCATGAGAGATTCCACGCCTATGCTTATTTTTAAGCACACCTTTAAATTCTCCCCATTTAGCAGAATTAATAGATACTAAACCATCATTTTCACCTTCCGTTAACTTCACTAAAATATAAGGAATGGTCACTATATAATCACTAAACATATGCTTTATAAAGCTTATCAGGCATATTACAAGCAATATCAACAAACTTACATCCTCTATGAGGTGATGACACCATTGTTAGCGATGCAACATATTCCCCCATCTCTAACTTACTAATCATATAACGTGCATCTAATCCACCTTTTGAATGTGCTATAATATTTACCTTTTCACATCCTGTTGCCTTAACAATATCAAGAATTTTATCTTTAATGTCCTGCGCATTACATTCCACTGTTCCCCAAGCTTCTTGATTTCCATAATAAACTGTTGCCCCATTACGAATCAATTCCTTAGGTATTCTTCCCCAATAATTAATGTATTTTAAATCTCTAAATCCAACTCCATGAACTAACACAAGAGGATATTTTGTTTTACATACCTCTAAGTCAACACGTGCTTCATTATTAATTACCTTATAACACTCATGATCATATTCTATTTTTGCAATATGACAAGCATACAACATTATAAAAATATTTATAATTGGAATAAAGACCATAACGGCTACTATATATCTTTTTAATATACTTAGCCTTCTTGAAGTACATAAGATTCGTAACATTCCATTTGCAAGTAAAGTAATAGTAGTCAATACCATAATAATAACATCTATTACAACGATATTATTAGAAATAACGAAGTCTTTTATTGCTTTAAACCCTATTATGTATATTAAGATTTGAATAAACGCTACATACAATCCATAGAGAACAAGACGTTTGCCACCTAACATTACCTTTAATCTAATGTTAACAATTTGCTTAAATGCGTTTGGGGCTATGTTTATTTTTAACCAAATATAAAAACTGAAAATAATTATTTGGATTAAAATAATCCATTTGCATATAACTTTATCTTGTCCAAATTTAGTGCGTTCGCTAAAAAGCCACCCTAACAAAACAATATGAGGTGCAAAAATAAAATATATGCTCATGAATTTTTTATTGAGTAAAAGTACCTTATTGCTAAGATCTAAGCATATGATGCTTATTATTAGTATTGCTAAAGCAAACGTTATTATAAATACTATCATTTAAATCCACCCTTTAATTCTGCACATTCTTAATATAAAATGTTTTAAAATTCATGTATTAACATTACTTATATTGGTATTCCAAACAAAGAATCTTTTTCCATTGATTCATCACTAGGTTTGCTTTGTTTATTATAGTTATTTCTATTACTAACTTTCGGAAATTTTTTATGATTATTGCCTTTACTCATATGTCTTCTTTATGCCATCTTCTATAATTTTAAACAGATTTTCAAAATTAATAGGCTTACTGATATAATCATCCATACCAGCTTCTATACACTTAACTCTAGCGCCATCCATAAGCCTTACTAATTCTTTACTAATTTCAAGACCAAGACCAGTTCCTCCAAATTTTCTAGTATTTGAGTTATCTGCCTGTGTAAACGGCTTAAATAGTTGATTTAAATCCTCTTGACTAAGGTTTAAATTAAAATATATATATATGTCCTACCTTTAAAAATTCCTATAAGTACAAGAGTGGGAACTTTTTCGACATTAATTTACCATATCCTCCTAAAATACTCAATAAAATGCTTACAATATGCCCAAGTTCACTTTCCAAAATTAAAACCGGAATTCAAGAAACAGTGGTCGCATTATTTCATCCGGACTTGACCCTGCAGTAATATCTACCCATAAACTTCATCACACAGTTGACTACATTTCTGAACCTAACCAGACTTGGTGAAGAAATGTGTCTTGTCTAAGATTTGAAGATTTTCTTGATTTGAAAAATAGACTTGAGTACATCACATGACCTATTCGAAATACTCTCGAGCAAGGCAAACGACAACATTCTGTTATACGAGAACATTGTCCCTACTTCAATCATTTATTCCTCTATCCAGTAATATCTGCATCATTTGGCCCGTCAGTCAAATTGCCTGAAATTAAAATTGAATGTCCCCAGAATAAGTCACCATCATTGTGCCAAAATTCGAATTCACCATTTGGGTTTATAGTAATTTCTTCAAGTATTATACAATTTCTGAACTGCTCAGATGTTACCTTGTCCTCTTCTTCCTCAAGCCAACTTTCATTTTTGATTTTCAATAATTCATGTACAGCATATTTGCATACACGGTTATTCCATGTTACCTGATCTTCCCATAAGGTTTTTGCAACCTGTAGACCTAAATTTATGCCCTCTGGTTCATCTACCGACAAATTCAGTTTAATACTTTTCCCATTCCAGCTTATATCTCCTATATACCAATTAACTTGCCTATTAAAAGTAAATGTTCCTAAGATACTATCAATATAAATAATTGGTTTTTTAAGTTCCTCTAAATATACGTTTAATTCATTATCATTTGAAACAAATTCAATAAATCCTTCAAAAAGTGCATCAGATCTACCAAATACACTCTCCTCTATAACACGAGCATTAATTTTTATTATTGTCTCAGGCCTAATCATATTTCTAATATCATTCAGTTCCTCATGAGTAACTTTTCGTCTAATATGTAATGGTTCAGTCTTTAGATATTCCTTCACAACTCTCCATGCAACAAGTTTCACACCTAAAGTCCATAGCTTCTCACCACCTGTTCTTCCAGCACTAACTCCGTTTATATCCACTATACCTATAACCTCTGATATAGGACATGATCCAAGTTGTTCTAACAACTGTTTTTCACTTTTAGCCACGTCTTTCATTTTTTATCCTCCTAATTCTATAATTTCATTTACTTTTCTATGGGAGCACCTTATACCACAATTTACTTCAGGAAAAACCATCCTTATAATAAGCGATAAAATCCGGTGTTTTATTTAAATATTGAAAAACTGGCTTTAATCTATTTACTAAATTAATCCCAATCAACAAGAGTGCATTATCAAAGAAATCGCTTTTAAACGCTATTGCTTTACTAATATCTAAAATATGATGTTCATTATTAATACAATAATAAGCATCTAAAATCTCCTTAGATTCCTTAGATAAGATTTCTTCAAAAAACCTATATGAAAAATCAGCTGGGTTATATCTCAGTCCATCTAATCCTAAAGTCTGAACTTGTTTATAATTTGAGTCTTCTTTCACACTTATTTCTAGCGCTTCATTGGTATTAATTGATATCCCTATCCCTCCAACCTCAGTATCTATTTCTAATACAACAACATATACATCTCTGTTTTCTTTTTCTTTGCTAAACTCAATAATTTTCCTTTCGCAGTCTAAAAACAATAAATCTTCAATTTCTTTTTCATTAACTAGAAATACTTCTTTTCCTTTAATACTATCAAGCTCTTCAAAGGTCTTATTTGAATAGTAAACTTTGTATCCCTCACCAACTTTAGTTCTTTCACCATTAATTAATTGCTGTAGCCACGCACAATACTCCATATACACACCTCCCCGGTTTCATGAAAACTTATAAATATTTAATTATTTGTCACTATTTCATCAAAGTATCAATTAGTTTGTACCTTCTTTTTTGATCGGATTTTCAATCACGCTAAATCCACTCCCAGCATTTCATTTATCTATTAAACTTTATTCTATCTTATCTAAATTGGTTGTTATTTAAGATAGTCATTCCAATGATAATTCAGATTTAAATGCTATTATGGCATTTCCTGAAATTTTAATTTCTACAGGTTCTTTATTTTCTATCTTTACCTCAACGTCGATAATACCTGTTCTTTTTATAGCTTCACCTTGTTTAGCTTTGAATCTAAATAAAGAATTATTATGATTAACCAATTTGTGATGAACCAGATATGCACCCAAAGGACCATTTGCATTACCAGTTACAGGATCTTCATTAATGCCTATCGCAGGAGCAAACATTCTGCCATGTACTAAAATATCAGTATCTTGAGTATTAACTGTAAAAACGTAATATCCATTACACTTAATATCGTTGCTCAATTTAGAAAGGGCATCATAATTTGGTTTCATTTTATTTAAAGTTTCAATGTTTTTTATACCAATCATAACCTTAGAGTGACCTGTTGAAACTACCTGTATTGGATAATCTTCTAGTAAATCCTTATTACTTATATTCAACGCCAATGTAATATTTTTTATATTTATTCCATCAATAATCGATCCAAATTCAATCTTACCTTGTGTCATAATAATTTTATAGTCATCATTTTCTTTTACTATATCAACAGGTAAAATTCCAGCACCAGTTTTATGATAAACCCTAGAAGTAACAAGCCTGTTTTCAATTGCACGGGCATAGTGAGCCGCAATAGTTGCATGTCCACAAATTGGCACTTCATTTGTTGGAGTGAAAAACCGTATGTGAACATCATACTCATCATTATTTGAAGATAGAATAAATGCTGTTTCAGAATTATTAAGTTCCCTAGCTATTTTCTGCATTTCAGCTTCAGTTAATCCGTCAGCATTTGTTATTACTCCAGCTGGATTTCCAGAAAACTTCTCCTTAGTGAATGAGTCAATTTGGTATAAATTATATTTCCTTGTCATAATATCCCCCCTAAGGCAGTATCAATTTATATGACACAATCTGTCTATTTCGTCTGCTCTCTCAAGTAATTTTGCAATTGTTTATTACGAGATTTACGAACAATGTGACTTAACTACAATTGTTAATAATTCTTATTCTTTCAGTGATGTAATTTATGTTTATAATTTTCGTAGAATATATTCAGTAAAATCTTTTACTATATTATCATCAATTTGGTCTAAAACTTTGTTTTTTAAGAGCAATGTTAAGATTAGCAACCCAACAAAAATATTAATATATACATCTTTTAAGTCAAACGTGAAAAAACCATTTACTAATATGTAATCTAAACTACCGTTCCAAAAAATCTTGTCAATTAATGAACACATAGCACCAGAAAATATAAAAGCATACATGCTATTAATAGTTTTGTTAGTTCCAAATTGTTTATTTAAATATTGATAAAACAGATATATTAATATACTCATAATTGCCACTAGTGAAATATGTATATACTTACTGATACCTAATTGCAACATAGAATTAAACCATGAATAGTGCCTATTGAACATAGGCTCAAAGTATAGCAAATGAGGCAATATTGTAGATCTCTTGTCAAGAAAATTGTTGTTAATTACTATTTTAATAACCTGATCTATTGTTACTAAAATAAGCACTACTATATATGTCTTTTTGTTTTGAATTTTCATATTTATTCTGCACCACCTAATATAATTAATTTTTTTACATCTTTCACATTTAACTAGCGCTTATCGCTATATCTATCTGAGTATCTAGCAGGAACCGCATATTCAATTTCATATAAGAGGAATACCCAATCTGAAAATTTAATTTCATACCATTTGCCTCGCCGTATTATAGAATTTAGACGCAAAATATATTTTATATCATACCATGGTTACCATTAATTTCATATAATCATACATAATAAAACTACCTAACTGCCCAGGTGCCCTTCTATTTATTTCTCTCCTTAATGATTAAAATAACATATTAATCACAATTCATAATATGAGAAACTAATAAAATATAAAATGTGTACAGGCTATATTATTTCAGTAATTGATAGTCTGACATCTAAATTTTAAATAATATCCACCTACAAGTACCCATCTCATACTTTAGCTCATATAACTTTTCAGCTCCGTCAATTACACTCTGACACTTATAAATAATCATAATATTACCTGCCAATTTCTCAGTATCTTTTACTATAACCTTATCTATTTTTATAACTTGCATAGGTTCATCGCCTACTTGCATTCTAAACCTTATAGGCTTTATATCGCCTTTATTATCCGTGTATGAAACCATTTCTACAGGTAATGCTAAAACCTTCATTTATTATAAACCTCCTCAAAGTATTGCGCTCATTAATGGATAATCTTCCTCACCATCTGCCATTCCACCACACATACTATTTAATCCTGAATGAAGAAAACAAGACCGAACTACAGCTTTTGGCCCATATTTTAATCTTATTTTATCAACGGTATCATTTATCTTTTTATCTTTTTCATAATCAAAACTATCTAGTAACGAACACTGATAAAGCTCATTACTACAAAAGTCTGTGATATGTATCCCCAAGTGTCTTATTGGATTACCTTTCCAAACATTATCAAATAAATAGCATGCTATTTCATATATTTTGCGAGTAGAGTCAGTTGCTACATCTACTTTCTTTTGACGAGAATAAAATATTAAGTCGCTACCCCTGACGCTTATACTTATCACAGTACAACAATTGTGTGAATCTCTTAAACGCATGGAAACTGTTTCACACAAGGATAGTAATACTTTATGAGCCGTGTCTTTATCTTCCACATCAAAGGCTATTGTTGTAGAATTGCCTATACCCTTCACTTTAATATAATTGCTCTTGCGGACTTCTGAAAACTCGATGCCATTGGCGTAATTCCAAATAACTTGACCGTGACTCTTTAATTTATTCTTTAAAATATCTAAATTATAATTTGCTAATTCCCCAATAGTATTAATATTTAAATTGTGCAATTTAGGTGCTGTCGCTCTACCTACCATAAATAAATCTTCAACAGGTAATGGCCACATTTTATCTTTTATTTCATTTTGGAAAAGTGTGTGAATTCTATCTGGCTTCTTAAAATCTGAAGCTACCTTTGCAAGCAGTTTGTTATTTGATATCCCTATGTTCACTGTAAACCCAAGCTCATTCTTTATCCTCTCTTTTATAGTTTCAGCGAGTTTCAAATAGTCAGGATATAAATGTTCCATATTAGAAAAATCCAAAAAACTTTCATCAACTGAAAAACGCTGAATAATTGGAGTGTATTCTAAAAATATTTGATGCATAGCCT from the Clostridium sp. CM027 genome contains:
- a CDS encoding flavodoxin domain-containing protein — encoded protein: MKVVVIYKSKTGFTKQYAEWIAEELSADIFDVSNVATNIVAAYDIVIYGGSLYAVGINGVKYITKNLDILKDKKVIIFATGASPSSQEAIDEVRNTNFTPGEQKHIQFFYLRGGFNYSKLKPFDKVLMTLLKWKMQMKVKMKKDLTPDERGMLACYDKPVDFTRKKNIDKIITYVNS
- a CDS encoding DUF2262 domain-containing protein, with the protein product MKDVAKSEKQLLEQLGSCPISEVIGIVDINGVSAGRTGGEKLWTLGVKLVAWRVVKEYLKTEPLHIRRKVTHEELNDIRNMIRPETIIKINARVIEESVFGRSDALFEGFIEFVSNDNELNVYLEELKKPIIYIDSILGTFTFNRQVNWYIGDISWNGKSIKLNLSVDEPEGINLGLQVAKTLWEDQVTWNNRVCKYAVHELLKIKNESWLEEEEDKVTSEQFRNCIILEEITINPNGEFEFWHNDGDLFWGHSILISGNLTDGPNDADITG
- a CDS encoding DUF4303 domain-containing protein, with product MEYCAWLQQLINGERTKVGEGYKVYYSNKTFEELDSIKGKEVFLVNEKEIEDLLFLDCERKIIEFSKEKENRDVYVVVLEIDTEVGGIGISINTNEALEISVKEDSNYKQVQTLGLDGLRYNPADFSYRFFEEILSKESKEILDAYYCINNEHHILDISKAIAFKSDFFDNALLLIGINLVNRLKPVFQYLNKTPDFIAYYKDGFS
- a CDS encoding PhzF family isomerase, whose amino-acid sequence is MTRKYNLYQIDSFTKEKFSGNPAGVITNADGLTEAEMQKIARELNNSETAFILSSNNDEYDVHIRFFTPTNEVPICGHATIAAHYARAIENRLVTSRVYHKTGAGILPVDIVKENDDYKIIMTQGKIEFGSIIDGINIKNITLALNISNKDLLEDYPIQVVSTGHSKVMIGIKNIETLNKMKPNYDALSKLSNDIKCNGYYVFTVNTQDTDILVHGRMFAPAIGINEDPVTGNANGPLGAYLVHHKLVNHNNSLFRFKAKQGEAIKRTGIIDVEVKIENKEPVEIKISGNAIIAFKSELSLE
- a CDS encoding signal peptidase II; the encoded protein is MKIQNKKTYIVVLILVTIDQVIKIVINNNFLDKRSTILPHLLYFEPMFNRHYSWFNSMLQLGISKYIHISLVAIMSILIYLFYQYLNKQFGTNKTINSMYAFIFSGAMCSLIDKIFWNGSLDYILVNGFFTFDLKDVYINIFVGLLILTLLLKNKVLDQIDDNIVKDFTEYILRKL
- a CDS encoding DNA polymerase IV; the protein is MSKLIFHIDANSAYLSWEAAYRLQQGEQLDLRTVPSVVGGDEESRHGIVLTKSMPAKKFDIHTGETLYSARAKCPGIIIVPPRYSLYMKCSEAMHQIFLEYTPIIQRFSVDESFLDFSNMEHLYPDYLKLAETIKERIKNELGFTVNIGISNNKLLAKVASDFKKPDRIHTLFQNEIKDKMWPLPVEDLFMVGRATAPKLHNLNINTIGELANYNLDILKNKLKSHGQVIWNYANGIEFSEVRKSNYIKVKGIGNSTTIAFDVEDKDTAHKVLLSLCETVSMRLRDSHNCCTVISISVRGSDLIFYSRQKKVDVATDSTRKIYEIACYLFDNVWKGNPIRHLGIHITDFCSNELYQCSLLDSFDYEKDKKINDTVDKIRLKYGPKAVVRSCFLHSGLNSMCGGMADGEEDYPLMSAIL